Proteins encoded in a region of the Myxococcales bacterium genome:
- a CDS encoding dienelactone hydrolase family protein, giving the protein MVRRAPRSLSGQVSRHVSRHVSRCLATFGLLGLGLGALTVTPACRTQSGPDGEATAKKTPRPEVRAFTAEGTELFESFLNDAPDDAPIVVAIHGRGDSPKNFRELYRRFGGKVHLLVPKAYAPFHTGFSWFDLREGMTDAELGASVGAALERLHRAVASVVGGKRYIVTGFSQGGILSYGFASRYAAEVRCALPVAGSLPGPLLPGPKQQAAKTRAFHGDADDVIAVKWGFATVETFQREGADARLTTYPGLGHSISDGLLSDYFAALTECVGAP; this is encoded by the coding sequence ATGGTACGGCGCGCCCCGAGGTCCCTCTCCGGTCAGGTTTCGCGGCATGTCTCGCGGCATGTCTCTCGGTGCCTCGCGACCTTCGGCCTGCTCGGGCTCGGGCTTGGGGCCCTCACCGTGACGCCGGCCTGTCGCACGCAGTCCGGCCCCGACGGCGAGGCGACCGCGAAGAAGACGCCACGCCCCGAGGTGCGCGCCTTCACGGCCGAGGGCACCGAGCTGTTCGAGAGCTTCCTGAACGACGCGCCGGACGACGCGCCCATCGTCGTCGCCATCCACGGCAGGGGCGACTCGCCGAAGAACTTCCGCGAGCTCTACCGGCGGTTCGGGGGCAAGGTGCACCTCCTCGTGCCGAAGGCCTACGCTCCGTTCCACACGGGCTTCTCGTGGTTCGACCTCCGCGAAGGGATGACCGACGCGGAGCTCGGTGCGAGCGTGGGCGCTGCGCTCGAGCGGCTCCACCGCGCCGTGGCCTCGGTCGTCGGCGGCAAGCGCTACATCGTGACGGGGTTCTCTCAGGGCGGAATTCTCTCGTACGGCTTCGCCTCCCGCTACGCGGCCGAGGTGAGGTGTGCGCTGCCGGTCGCGGGCTCCTTGCCCGGTCCGCTGCTCCCGGGCCCAAAACAGCAGGCCGCAAAGACGCGCGCGTTCCACGGAGACGCGGACGACGTCATCGCCGTCAAGTGGGGATTTGCCACGGTAGAAACGTTCCAGCGAGAGGGCGCCGACGCTCGCCTCACGACGTACCCCGGACTCGGTCACTCCATCAGCGACGGGCTCCTGTCGGACTACTTCGCGGCCCTCACCGAGTGCGTCGGCGCGCCCTGA
- a CDS encoding dienelactone hydrolase family protein: protein MMMGGAACRGDGTTKAKRAELAPAPGDMKRLPNAGAGEDAPLVFGVHGRGDTPESFSDLFHAYGTRALFYFPRAPAPYGEGFTWFDLAHGMDEATVGANVAAAAEALRVRLERVARGRRYVVVGFSQGGFLAYALAARFPGELACALPIAGALPTSLRPTQRRTGPDRATLPALFAFHGASDPLVDVAWDRASAESFRAAGGEVTLREYPGLGHRTTPALRAELYAALDGCLARLGR, encoded by the coding sequence TTGATGATGGGCGGCGCGGCCTGCCGAGGCGACGGGACCACCAAGGCGAAGCGCGCCGAGCTCGCCCCGGCGCCCGGAGACATGAAGCGCCTCCCCAACGCCGGCGCGGGCGAAGACGCACCCCTGGTGTTCGGAGTGCACGGGCGCGGCGACACGCCCGAGAGTTTCTCGGACCTGTTCCACGCATACGGCACGCGCGCGCTGTTCTACTTCCCCCGCGCCCCCGCGCCGTACGGGGAGGGGTTCACGTGGTTCGACCTCGCCCATGGCATGGACGAGGCGACGGTGGGCGCCAACGTCGCGGCCGCCGCGGAGGCGCTGCGCGTGCGCCTCGAACGGGTCGCGCGGGGACGACGCTACGTCGTGGTCGGCTTCTCGCAGGGCGGCTTCCTCGCCTACGCCCTCGCGGCGCGGTTCCCAGGGGAGCTCGCGTGCGCGCTACCGATCGCGGGCGCGCTGCCGACCTCGCTCCGCCCCACGCAGCGACGCACGGGCCCTGACCGCGCCACGCTCCCCGCCCTCTTCGCGTTCCATGGCGCGTCCGATCCGCTCGTCGACGTCGCCTGGGACCGCGCCTCCGCCGAGAGCTTCCGGGCCGCCGGCGGCGAGGTCACGCTCCGCGAGTACCCGGGCCTCGGCCACCGCACGACGCCCGCGCTCCGCGCGGAGCTCTACGCCGCGCTCGACGGGTGCCTCGCGCGGCTCGGTCGCTGA